A window of Kineosporia sp. NBRC 101731 contains these coding sequences:
- a CDS encoding type II toxin-antitoxin system Phd/YefM family antitoxin → MSEAYIIMYMTLPAGATHVSMADARANLRELLDSVKSTHARYRITRNGEADAVLMSVDDLEALEETLEILSDPDEVAAIREGLSDIESGNVFTMDEVRRELGL, encoded by the coding sequence CTTCCTGCTGGCGCTACTCACGTATCCATGGCCGATGCCCGAGCGAACCTGCGCGAACTGCTCGACAGCGTCAAGAGCACTCATGCCCGGTATCGCATCACCCGCAACGGCGAGGCGGATGCTGTGCTGATGTCCGTCGACGATCTGGAGGCCCTTGAAGAAACGCTGGAGATCCTGAGTGACCCCGACGAAGTCGCAGCTATTCGCGAAGGCCTTTCCGATATTGAGTCGGGCAACGTCTTCACGATGGACGAAGTCCGCCGGGAGCTAGGCCTGTGA